Proteins from a single region of Gasterosteus aculeatus chromosome Y, fGasAcu3.hap1.1, whole genome shotgun sequence:
- the LOC120808940 gene encoding ovochymase-2-like isoform X2, translating to MRTAGHLLPLWVWIHAGINAVTAGSKCGSPRVGSPMGRSLRVVGGAPAIYGSHPWLVSLRNGGSHFCGGAILTHRWILTAAHCLASRSKDFLSGVRVAVGEFDQTVDDEEEQVFLIKSVSVHEKYHHALPFSYDIALVELDQHILLGARVQPICLPLPNQSNPPETSCIVGGWGKMKEKGCLPAVLREVQLELVDPAKCKHVLQTVKGPNNAQQRAAMTVLCAGPEIGGRDACQGDSGGPLVCPAGSGDWAVLGVTSWGKGCGRSWGNNSSRPPSRRGSPGVFTDVRLLLPWIKTKLRAADEQNEGTPSSGLCGVRDGRVTGREGLLRNPALPGDRYDNNQLCVWSISVPPGNSVLLEFDHFDLESDPFCRYDRLTVSVGTQRPVGVFCGGVLPGPVLLKNSQHATLDFSTDVDRAGSGFAIRHRAVQGNSSLGCGTVVLVDDLTPVHSPNYPRCYGEDCVLRWVVHAPQGHVVKLEFSDFDLEESDGCLYDSLTVLGDVEGTEEIVVLCGGDVPPPVLSYHSVMVLHFTSDGSVTRRGFSATLTFISNADLQRPRGGGEVTQTSAHGTRSQ from the exons ATGAGGACCGCTGGCCACCTGCTCCCTCTCTGGGTTTGGATCCACGCTGGCATCAATGCTGTCACAGCAG GTTCTAAGTGTGGGAGTCCTCGGGTGGGGAGCCCGATGGGTCGCTCTCTGAGGGTGGTTGGGGGAGCCCCGGCCATTTACGGTTCACATCCGTGGCTT GTTTCCCTACGCAACGGGGGCTCTCATTTCTGTGGAGGGGCCATCCTGACTCATCGCTGGATCCTCACCGCGGCACACTGCCTTGCATCGCGCTCAAA AGACTTTCTCAGTGGTGTGAGAGTGGCGGTCGGAGAGTTTGACCAGACtgtagatgatgaagaggagcaggtttTTCTCATCAAGTCGGTCTCAGTCCATGAGAAGTACCATCATGCTTTGCCTTTCAGCTATGACATCGCTCTGGTGGAGTTGGATCAGCACATTCTACTAG GAGCCCGTGTCCAGCCAATATGTCTGCCTTTGCCTAATCAGAGCAATCCGCCTGAAACCAGTTGCATCGTGGGTGGATGGGGCAAGATGAAGGAAA AGGGTTGCCTCCCCGCGGTGCTGagagaggtccagttagagctGGTGGACCCAGCGAAATGTAAACACGTCCTTCAGACTGTGAAGGGTCCAAACAAtgcccagcagagagcagccatGACAGTTCTGTGTGCCGGGCCAGAGATCGGAGGCCGAGACGCCTGCCAG GGGGACTCGGGGGGCCCTCTGGTATGTCCGGCGGGCTCAGGGGACTGGGCGGTCCTGGGTGTGACCTCCTGGGGGAAGGGGTGTGGTCGGAGTTGGGGAAACAACAGCAGCCGCCCCCCTTCCAGGAGAGGATCCCCGGGGGTTTTCACGGACGtccggctgctgctgccctgGATCAAGACTAAACTGCGAGCGG CTGATGAGCAGAATGAGGGAACACCGTCATCAG ggcTCTGCGGCGTGAGAGATGGACGCGTCACCGGCCGCGAGGGGCTGCTCAGAAACCCCGCCCTCCCTGGCGATCGCTACGACAACAACCA gttgtgtgtgtggagtatCAGTGTTCCTCCAGGTAACAGCGTTCTACTGGAATTTGACCACTTTGATCTGGAAAGTGACCCTTTCTGTCGCTACGACCGACTCACCGTGTCAGTCGGCACTCAGAGGCCAGTTG GGGTTTTCTGTGGAGGGGTCCTTCCCGGCCCGGTGCTGCTGAAGAATTCCCAGCATGCAACACTTGACTTCTCCACCGATGTTGACCGAGCAGGGAGCGGCTTCGCCATCCGGCACCGTGCCGTCCAGGGAAACTCCAGTCTGG gatGCGGAACCGTCGTGCTCGTTGACGATCTGACCCCCGTCCACAGTCCAAACTACCCACGGTGCTACGGCGAAGACTGTGTCCTCCGCTGGGTTGTCCACGCTCCACAGGGACACGTGGTTAAG CTGGAGTTTTCTGATTTCGACCTGGAGGAGTCGGACGGATGCCTGTACGACTCCCTCACTGTCCTGGGAGATGTGGAGGGGACCGAGGAGATTG TGGTGCTGTGTGGTGGAGATgttcctcctcccgtcctctcctACCACAGCGTCATGGTGCTTCACTTCACCTCAGACGGCAGCGTCACGCGCCGGGGCTTCAGCGCGACGCTGACGTTCATCAGCAACGCAG accttcAGCGAcccagaggggggggagaggtcaCACAGACCAGCGCACACGGCACACGCTCGCAGTAG
- the LOC120808940 gene encoding ovochymase-2-like isoform X1 has product MRTAGHLLPLWVWIHAGINAVTAGSKCGSPRVGSPMGRSLRVVGGAPAIYGSHPWLVSLRNGGSHFCGGAILTHRWILTAAHCLASRSKDFLSGVRVAVGEFDQTVDDEEEQVFLIKSVSVHEKYHHALPFSYDIALVELDQHILLGARVQPICLPLPNQSNPPETSCIVGGWGKMKEKGCLPAVLREVQLELVDPAKCKHVLQTVKGPNNAQQRAAMTVLCAGPEIGGRDACQGDSGGPLVCPAGSGDWAVLGVTSWGKGCGRSWGNNSSRPPSRRGSPGVFTDVRLLLPWIKTKLRAADEQNEGTPSSGLCGVRDGRVTGREGLLRNPALPGDRYDNNQLCVWSISVPPGNSVLLEFDHFDLESDPFCRYDRLTVSVGTQRPVGVFCGGVLPGPVLLKNSQHATLDFSTDVDRAGSGFAIRHRAVQGNSSLGCGTVVLVDDLTPVHSPNYPRCYGEDCVLRWVVHAPQGHVVKVTQSKLKRQRFPQALGADSAVVLQLEFSDFDLEESDGCLYDSLTVLGDVEGTEEIVVLCGGDVPPPVLSYHSVMVLHFTSDGSVTRRGFSATLTFISNADLQRPRGGGEVTQTSAHGTRSQ; this is encoded by the exons ATGAGGACCGCTGGCCACCTGCTCCCTCTCTGGGTTTGGATCCACGCTGGCATCAATGCTGTCACAGCAG GTTCTAAGTGTGGGAGTCCTCGGGTGGGGAGCCCGATGGGTCGCTCTCTGAGGGTGGTTGGGGGAGCCCCGGCCATTTACGGTTCACATCCGTGGCTT GTTTCCCTACGCAACGGGGGCTCTCATTTCTGTGGAGGGGCCATCCTGACTCATCGCTGGATCCTCACCGCGGCACACTGCCTTGCATCGCGCTCAAA AGACTTTCTCAGTGGTGTGAGAGTGGCGGTCGGAGAGTTTGACCAGACtgtagatgatgaagaggagcaggtttTTCTCATCAAGTCGGTCTCAGTCCATGAGAAGTACCATCATGCTTTGCCTTTCAGCTATGACATCGCTCTGGTGGAGTTGGATCAGCACATTCTACTAG GAGCCCGTGTCCAGCCAATATGTCTGCCTTTGCCTAATCAGAGCAATCCGCCTGAAACCAGTTGCATCGTGGGTGGATGGGGCAAGATGAAGGAAA AGGGTTGCCTCCCCGCGGTGCTGagagaggtccagttagagctGGTGGACCCAGCGAAATGTAAACACGTCCTTCAGACTGTGAAGGGTCCAAACAAtgcccagcagagagcagccatGACAGTTCTGTGTGCCGGGCCAGAGATCGGAGGCCGAGACGCCTGCCAG GGGGACTCGGGGGGCCCTCTGGTATGTCCGGCGGGCTCAGGGGACTGGGCGGTCCTGGGTGTGACCTCCTGGGGGAAGGGGTGTGGTCGGAGTTGGGGAAACAACAGCAGCCGCCCCCCTTCCAGGAGAGGATCCCCGGGGGTTTTCACGGACGtccggctgctgctgccctgGATCAAGACTAAACTGCGAGCGG CTGATGAGCAGAATGAGGGAACACCGTCATCAG ggcTCTGCGGCGTGAGAGATGGACGCGTCACCGGCCGCGAGGGGCTGCTCAGAAACCCCGCCCTCCCTGGCGATCGCTACGACAACAACCA gttgtgtgtgtggagtatCAGTGTTCCTCCAGGTAACAGCGTTCTACTGGAATTTGACCACTTTGATCTGGAAAGTGACCCTTTCTGTCGCTACGACCGACTCACCGTGTCAGTCGGCACTCAGAGGCCAGTTG GGGTTTTCTGTGGAGGGGTCCTTCCCGGCCCGGTGCTGCTGAAGAATTCCCAGCATGCAACACTTGACTTCTCCACCGATGTTGACCGAGCAGGGAGCGGCTTCGCCATCCGGCACCGTGCCGTCCAGGGAAACTCCAGTCTGG gatGCGGAACCGTCGTGCTCGTTGACGATCTGACCCCCGTCCACAGTCCAAACTACCCACGGTGCTACGGCGAAGACTGTGTCCTCCGCTGGGTTGTCCACGCTCCACAGGGACACGTGGTTAAGGTGACGCAATCAAAGCTAAAAAGGCAGCGTTTCCCTCAGGCGCTCGGGGCTGATTCCGCTGTTGTGCTCCAGCTGGAGTTTTCTGATTTCGACCTGGAGGAGTCGGACGGATGCCTGTACGACTCCCTCACTGTCCTGGGAGATGTGGAGGGGACCGAGGAGATTG TGGTGCTGTGTGGTGGAGATgttcctcctcccgtcctctcctACCACAGCGTCATGGTGCTTCACTTCACCTCAGACGGCAGCGTCACGCGCCGGGGCTTCAGCGCGACGCTGACGTTCATCAGCAACGCAG accttcAGCGAcccagaggggggggagaggtcaCACAGACCAGCGCACACGGCACACGCTCGCAGTAG
- the LOC120808940 gene encoding ovochymase-2-like isoform X3, producing the protein MRTAGHLLPLWVWIHAGINAVTAGSKCGSPRVGSPMGRSLRVVGGAPAIYGSHPWLVSLRNGGSHFCGGAILTHRWILTAAHCLASRSKDFLSGVRVAVGEFDQTVDDEEEQVFLIKSVSVHEKYHHALPFSYDIALVELDQHILLGARVQPICLPLPNQSNPPETSCIVGGWGKMKEKGCLPAVLREVQLELVDPAKCKHVLQTVKGPNNAQQRAAMTVLCAGPEIGGRDACQGDSGGPLVCPAGSGDWAVLGVTSWGKGCGRSWGNNSSRPPSRRGSPGVFTDVRLLLPWIKTKLRAADEQNEGTPSSGLCGVRDGRVTGREGLLRNPALPGDRYDNNQLCVWSISVPPGNSVLLEFDHFDLESDPFCRYDRLTVSVGTQRPVGVFCGGVLPGPVLLKNSQHATLDFSTDVDRAGSGFAIRHRAVQGNSSLVQTTHGATAKTVSSAGLSTLHRDTWLSWSFLISTWRSRTDACTTPSLSWEMWRGPRRLWCCVVEMFLLPSSPTTASWCFTSPQTAASRAGASARR; encoded by the exons ATGAGGACCGCTGGCCACCTGCTCCCTCTCTGGGTTTGGATCCACGCTGGCATCAATGCTGTCACAGCAG GTTCTAAGTGTGGGAGTCCTCGGGTGGGGAGCCCGATGGGTCGCTCTCTGAGGGTGGTTGGGGGAGCCCCGGCCATTTACGGTTCACATCCGTGGCTT GTTTCCCTACGCAACGGGGGCTCTCATTTCTGTGGAGGGGCCATCCTGACTCATCGCTGGATCCTCACCGCGGCACACTGCCTTGCATCGCGCTCAAA AGACTTTCTCAGTGGTGTGAGAGTGGCGGTCGGAGAGTTTGACCAGACtgtagatgatgaagaggagcaggtttTTCTCATCAAGTCGGTCTCAGTCCATGAGAAGTACCATCATGCTTTGCCTTTCAGCTATGACATCGCTCTGGTGGAGTTGGATCAGCACATTCTACTAG GAGCCCGTGTCCAGCCAATATGTCTGCCTTTGCCTAATCAGAGCAATCCGCCTGAAACCAGTTGCATCGTGGGTGGATGGGGCAAGATGAAGGAAA AGGGTTGCCTCCCCGCGGTGCTGagagaggtccagttagagctGGTGGACCCAGCGAAATGTAAACACGTCCTTCAGACTGTGAAGGGTCCAAACAAtgcccagcagagagcagccatGACAGTTCTGTGTGCCGGGCCAGAGATCGGAGGCCGAGACGCCTGCCAG GGGGACTCGGGGGGCCCTCTGGTATGTCCGGCGGGCTCAGGGGACTGGGCGGTCCTGGGTGTGACCTCCTGGGGGAAGGGGTGTGGTCGGAGTTGGGGAAACAACAGCAGCCGCCCCCCTTCCAGGAGAGGATCCCCGGGGGTTTTCACGGACGtccggctgctgctgccctgGATCAAGACTAAACTGCGAGCGG CTGATGAGCAGAATGAGGGAACACCGTCATCAG ggcTCTGCGGCGTGAGAGATGGACGCGTCACCGGCCGCGAGGGGCTGCTCAGAAACCCCGCCCTCCCTGGCGATCGCTACGACAACAACCA gttgtgtgtgtggagtatCAGTGTTCCTCCAGGTAACAGCGTTCTACTGGAATTTGACCACTTTGATCTGGAAAGTGACCCTTTCTGTCGCTACGACCGACTCACCGTGTCAGTCGGCACTCAGAGGCCAGTTG GGGTTTTCTGTGGAGGGGTCCTTCCCGGCCCGGTGCTGCTGAAGAATTCCCAGCATGCAACACTTGACTTCTCCACCGATGTTGACCGAGCAGGGAGCGGCTTCGCCATCCGGCACCGTGCCGTCCAGGGAAACTCCAGTCTGG TCCAAACTACCCACGGTGCTACGGCGAAGACTGTGTCCTCCGCTGGGTTGTCCACGCTCCACAGGGACACGTGGTTAAG CTGGAGTTTTCTGATTTCGACCTGGAGGAGTCGGACGGATGCCTGTACGACTCCCTCACTGTCCTGGGAGATGTGGAGGGGACCGAGGAGATTG TGGTGCTGTGTGGTGGAGATgttcctcctcccgtcctctcctACCACAGCGTCATGGTGCTTCACTTCACCTCAGACGGCAGCGTCACGCGCCGGGGCTTCAGCGCGACGCTGA
- the LOC120808940 gene encoding ovochymase-2-like isoform X4 yields the protein MRTAGHLLPLWVWIHAGINAVTAGSKCGSPRVGSPMGRSLRVVGGAPAIYGSHPWLVSLRNGGSHFCGGAILTHRWILTAAHCLASRSKDFLSGVRVAVGEFDQTVDDEEEQVFLIKSVSVHEKYHHALPFSYDIALVELDQHILLGARVQPICLPLPNQSNPPETSCIVGGWGKMKEKGCLPAVLREVQLELVDPAKCKHVLQTVKGPNNAQQRAAMTVLCAGPEIGGRDACQGDSGGPLVCPAGSGDWAVLGVTSWGKGCGRSWGNNSSRPPSRRGSPGVFTDVRLLLPWIKTKLRAADEQNEGTPSSGLCGVRDGRVTGREGLLRNPALPGDRYDNNQLCVWSISVPPGNSVLLEFDHFDLESDPFCRYDRLTVSVGTQRPVGVFCGGVLPGPVLLKNSQHATLDFSTDVDRAGSGFAIRHRAVQGNSSLVQTTHGATAKTVSSAGLSTLHRDTWLR from the exons ATGAGGACCGCTGGCCACCTGCTCCCTCTCTGGGTTTGGATCCACGCTGGCATCAATGCTGTCACAGCAG GTTCTAAGTGTGGGAGTCCTCGGGTGGGGAGCCCGATGGGTCGCTCTCTGAGGGTGGTTGGGGGAGCCCCGGCCATTTACGGTTCACATCCGTGGCTT GTTTCCCTACGCAACGGGGGCTCTCATTTCTGTGGAGGGGCCATCCTGACTCATCGCTGGATCCTCACCGCGGCACACTGCCTTGCATCGCGCTCAAA AGACTTTCTCAGTGGTGTGAGAGTGGCGGTCGGAGAGTTTGACCAGACtgtagatgatgaagaggagcaggtttTTCTCATCAAGTCGGTCTCAGTCCATGAGAAGTACCATCATGCTTTGCCTTTCAGCTATGACATCGCTCTGGTGGAGTTGGATCAGCACATTCTACTAG GAGCCCGTGTCCAGCCAATATGTCTGCCTTTGCCTAATCAGAGCAATCCGCCTGAAACCAGTTGCATCGTGGGTGGATGGGGCAAGATGAAGGAAA AGGGTTGCCTCCCCGCGGTGCTGagagaggtccagttagagctGGTGGACCCAGCGAAATGTAAACACGTCCTTCAGACTGTGAAGGGTCCAAACAAtgcccagcagagagcagccatGACAGTTCTGTGTGCCGGGCCAGAGATCGGAGGCCGAGACGCCTGCCAG GGGGACTCGGGGGGCCCTCTGGTATGTCCGGCGGGCTCAGGGGACTGGGCGGTCCTGGGTGTGACCTCCTGGGGGAAGGGGTGTGGTCGGAGTTGGGGAAACAACAGCAGCCGCCCCCCTTCCAGGAGAGGATCCCCGGGGGTTTTCACGGACGtccggctgctgctgccctgGATCAAGACTAAACTGCGAGCGG CTGATGAGCAGAATGAGGGAACACCGTCATCAG ggcTCTGCGGCGTGAGAGATGGACGCGTCACCGGCCGCGAGGGGCTGCTCAGAAACCCCGCCCTCCCTGGCGATCGCTACGACAACAACCA gttgtgtgtgtggagtatCAGTGTTCCTCCAGGTAACAGCGTTCTACTGGAATTTGACCACTTTGATCTGGAAAGTGACCCTTTCTGTCGCTACGACCGACTCACCGTGTCAGTCGGCACTCAGAGGCCAGTTG GGGTTTTCTGTGGAGGGGTCCTTCCCGGCCCGGTGCTGCTGAAGAATTCCCAGCATGCAACACTTGACTTCTCCACCGATGTTGACCGAGCAGGGAGCGGCTTCGCCATCCGGCACCGTGCCGTCCAGGGAAACTCCAGTCTGG TCCAAACTACCCACGGTGCTACGGCGAAGACTGTGTCCTCCGCTGGGTTGTCCACGCTCCACAGGGACACGTGGTTAAGGTGA